Genomic window (Candidatus Vicinibacter proximus):
TCTTGTCCGTCTGCTCTTTCACTGTCTTTGTAAACTTTAATTTCCTTGTCTTTGAAAACCTTGTGAACATATTCTTTGATGTAGTCCGAACCTTCAAACTCTGTCAAGTTTGATTTTATTTCCATTTCAATGCTTTGTAAAAGCCCTTGAATAGCTAATAAAAAGTCGTGGTTTGAAATGTCTGCAAGTCTTGTTTTTGAAGCATTGAAAGTGATTTCTAAACCACCCAAATAGTCTTTGCTGTCAATAAAATTTGAAAGTGATTCTACGTTAGGGAAAAACCTTTCTAAACTGTCAAAGTAGAAATATGGATTTTGAGCCAATGCAAAACGAATGATGTGTTTTGGAATAGCTGAAACTTTAATGTCTTTGCTTTCTGTCTTTTCGGTTGTAGTTTCTTCTTCTTTACTAAATGCACTTGAAATTCTACCAGAACCCGATGAAAGTGTGAAAGCAAAATTTCTTTTTGAAACTCCTAAGTCTGCAAATGATTTTACATTGTTATAGCTTTTCTCAACTTTCTTGTTGTAAACAAGTTTACCAGTCTTATAAAACTCAGTTTCTTTAAAGTCAAGTTTTAAAGTAAGTTGCTTTGTTACCAATTTATCTTCGTCCTCATAAATTCCTGATTCTACAAGGGCTTTCTTTAATTCAGAAATATATCGGCTGTCTTCTTTTGTATGGTAATAAAGTTCCTCCAGTATTTTTAAATCATTACCTTGGTCATCGTCATATTTTCTTGTGTATTTGTCTTGTCCTTCTTCCAATGCAAAGGGGAAATATCTTGCTCCTCGTCCAATTAATTGGGCTTCTGCAAGTGTTGTTGCTCCAACGGTAGTATTTGTTCCTCCTGTGTTCTGACCTTCATACAAACGGACAATATCATATAAATTCAAAACGTCCCAACCTTCGTTTAATTTTTGCACTGCAAAAACGGCACGAATCGGATTGTTCTCATCTTCCAAAGTGTTTAACAGAAGTTGATTTTTCTCTGCTTCTTCATCGTTGTTTGCACTGATGCAATTTTCAAAACGGAAATTCGATTTTATTCTTCTTGAAATTTCGGCTGATGAAATATTGATGGAATCAAAGAAGTTAAACGCTTTTTGAACTATTGAAACTGTTGCTGTATTTCTTATTTGGTCAACCAATTGAGCTGACATTAAATCAATAAGATTGTGAAAATCTACCTTGTTCTGTTCGGATTCCTTTATTGTCTTTTTAGCCTTGAAAAGAATTACAGGCTTTAAATTTATATTGTTTGCTGTTGCCAACTCTTGACGATACAAGTTTAAAATCAATGCTTGTATTATTCTTTCTTGTTGGTCAAAGCCTGACCTTATAAGATTTATTTCTTTTGAATATTTGTCAATTCTAAATTGGGCAAGGTCGTATTTGAAAATTACTTTGTCTTGATACTTTTTTAAAATTTCGGCATTATCATAGTCAAGTGTTGCGGTAAATTCTAAAAGTATGTTGTCGAAATTCTGTTT
Coding sequences:
- a CDS encoding DEAD/DEAH box helicase family protein, which encodes MSFLHDTLVQEFGKREIARVPVPNYITDNLKTGFGQRPYQIESFQRYIICHNEDFEGRPKKPFHLLYNMATGSGKTLVMAGLMLYLYEKGFRNFLFFVNSNNIIKKTKDNFLNPQASKYLFNDKIVIDGKEVYIKETDTFESADDKNINIKFTTIQQLHIDLNNTKENSVTYEDFKDKKMVLIADEAHHLSSATKNNGDLFGSWEGTVIEILKQNFDNILLEFTATLDYDNAEILKKYQDKVIFKYDLAQFRIDKYSKEINLIRSGFDQQERIIQALILNLYRQELATANNINLKPVILFKAKKTIKESEQNKVDFHNLIDLMSAQLVDQIRNTATVSIVQKAFNFFDSINISSAEISRRIKSNFRFENCISANNDEEAEKNQLLLNTLEDENNPIRAVFAVQKLNEGWDVLNLYDIVRLYEGQNTGGTNTTVGATTLAEAQLIGRGARYFPFALEEGQDKYTRKYDDDQGNDLKILEELYYHTKEDSRYISELKKALVESGIYEDEDKLVTKQLTLKLDFKETEFYKTGKLVYNKKVEKSYNNVKSFADLGVSKRNFAFTLSSGSGRISSAFSKEEETTTEKTESKDIKVSAIPKHIIRFALAQNPYFYFDSLERFFPNVESLSNFIDSKDYLGGLEITFNASKTRLADISNHDFLLAIQGLLQSIEMEIKSNLTEFEGSDYIKEYVHKVFKDKEIKVYKDSERADGQEAFVANEPWYVYNANYGTSEEKKFVELFQRRFEGLKEKFTNIYLIRNEREIKIIDKLGRAFEPDFVLFCKQKKGKELTYQVFIEPKGAHLIANDKWKEEFLKQIREEEKTIKIDTDNYVITGVPFYNYANENEFKKTLEDTLKI